From Zingiber officinale cultivar Zhangliang chromosome 5B, Zo_v1.1, whole genome shotgun sequence, the proteins below share one genomic window:
- the LOC121987002 gene encoding zinc finger MYM-type protein 1-like, with amino-acid sequence MLDVTRFLLKQGLSFRGHDESSNSLNRGNFLELLQWYSQRNEEVSKVVNQNAPGNNQMISPTIQKDLTRACASEITLSIIEDIGNNVFSLMVDESRDISVKEQMGVVLRYVNKRGQVIERFLAIVHVSDTSSRSLKDAIDALFAKHGLSLSRLRGQGYDGASNMRGEFNGLKSLILQENPFASYIHCFSHQLQLVIIAVAKSNLNAMIQVLENICDDSSSFDSRGVAKSLIQKMENYEFVFMLHLMKMILGMTNELSLVLQQKDQNIVQAISLIESVKDQFQIFREDGWHTIIDKVNTFCELNEIPVSEMKDNCMIGGRSRRRRQVITNLHYYRVEIFYQVVDSVIQEMNTRFTEVGTELLSCIACLHPRNSFSEFNVQKLVRLCDLYPEDFSTNDCIVIEQQLQNFIHNIRHDPIFFGIEDLGSFAQKIVETQKNQAYPLVYRLIEMTLVLPVATASVERVFSAMKTIKTDLRNRMGDEWMNDSLVVYIEKDIFSTIENEQILQRFQKMKSRRMQLPPLSYPMIT; translated from the exons ATGTTGGATGTTACGCGATTTCTTTTAAAGCAAGGACTGTCTTTCCGTGGACATGATGAGTCAAGTAATTCTTTAAATAGAGGAAACTTTCTTGAATTGCTTCAATGGTACAGTCAACGAAATGAGGAAGTTTCAAAGGTTGTTAATCAAAATGCTCCCGGAAACAATCAAATGATTTCTCCAACAATTCAAAAAGACCTTACGCGTGCTTGTGCCTCTGAGATCACACTTTCCATAATCGAAGATATTGGAAACAATGTTTTCTCCTTAATGGTTGATGAATCTCGAGACATTTCAGTGAAGGAGCAAATGGGAGTTGTTTTGAGATATGTGAATAAAAGAGGACAGGTGATTGAACGATTCCTTGCAATTGTACATGTATCTGACACTAGCTCTCGTTCTTTGAAGGATGCTATCGATGCTTTATTTGCGAAACATGGATTATCATTATCTAGACTGAgaggtcaaggatatgatggagCTTCAAATATGCGGGGTGAATTCAATGGATTGAAATCTCTCATTTTACAAGAAAATCCATTTGCAAGTTATATTCATTGTTTTTCTCACCAATTGCAGTTAGTTATTATTGCTGTTGCCAAGAGTAATCTCAATGCGA TGATTCAAGTGTTGGAGAATATTTGTGATGATTCTAGTTCTTTTGATAGTAGAGGGGTTGCCAAAAGTTTGATTCAGAAAATGGAGAATTATGAGTTTGTTTTCATGTTGCACTTGATGAAGATGATATTGGGAATGACAAATGAGTTGTCACTTGTGTTACAACAAAAGGATCAAAATATTGTCCAAGCTATAAGTTTGATTGAGAGTGTGAAAGATCAATTTCAAATATTTAGGGAAGACGGATGGCATACAATTATAGATAAAGTCAACACATTTTGTGAGTTGAATGAGATCCCAGTGTCGGAGATGAAAGACAATTGTATGATTGGTGGTCGTAGTAGACGTAGAAGGCAAGTCATCACCAATTTGCATTATTATCGTGTGGAGATTTTCTATCag GTTGTTGATTCAGTTATACAAGAGATGAATACTCGTTTTACAGAAGTTGGCACAGAATTGCTTAGTTGTATAGCATGTCTTCATCCAAGGAATTCTTTTTCTGAATTCAATGTTCAGAAACTCGTTCGACTTTGTGATTTATATCCTGAGGACTTCTCAACAAATGATTGTATAGTTATTGAACAACAACTTCAGAATTTCATTCATAATATACGACATGATCCAATTTTTTTTGGAATTGAAGATTTGGGAAGTTTTGCTCAGAAAATTGTTGAAACTCAAAAAAATCAAGCTTATCCATTGGTTTATCGTCTGATTGAGATGACATTAGTTTTACCAGTTGCGACCGCTTCTGTTGAAAGAGTATTTTCTGCGATGAAGACGATAAAGACTGATTTACGTAACAGAATGGGAGACGAGTGGATGAATGACAGTCTAGTCGTATACATCGAGAAAGATATCTTTTCAACAATTGAAAATGAGCAAATATTGCAGCGTTTTCAAAAGATGAAAAGCCGCAGGATGCAGTTACCTCCTCTTTCTTATCCAATGATCACCTAA